TCCCAAAGCACAAGACGATCATGTTTATTTTACTCAGAGCCTataaaacagagcattttCTGATTATCCACCTATTAGTTCTCTTATCTCCTCGATTTTAAATTCTTTACCCAAATGAGAAAATCAGATTTGTTCGAGAAccttgagaaaaaaaaaatagtcgtTATGCTTGAGTTTCTCAACTTCAGAGTCGTCAAGTCAAAACATTGAAGAGTCTTCGTCTAGACTCGGGGAATTTGAAGAAGTTTCCTCAATGTGTACTTgattctataaaatataaagaatttacttcaattttttcCACGAGAGATTCTTTTAATGTTCCAGAAGATTATATTGAGTGTGAcaattcatataaaataaagttaaagaagaagcaaatcaaTAGAAGTCATATTTGTTCACGAACACAAGGTTTGACCATACATAACGCGTCTCTTGAAATATGAATgtgtatataaacaaaacagaggaaccGAGAGAACATCACAAATAAACTTCAAAGTACAAATTCCATTTcgattttaaaacttttgagaAGACGATATACAATAATGAACGGAACATCGTGGGCTGACCAGTGGGACAATAGCGGCGACTCTGCCAAAGGAGGCCGAATCGGCAGCGGCGCCGTCGTGAGAAGCAGCGGAAGTGGAGCAACGTCAAACACGACCAAGTACAAGGAGAAAATGGGACAAGGGTTAGACAAAACCAAAGCTGTAGCTTCTTCTGGTTTTAAGAAGCTCAAGACTGGTTCTGCTATTGGTTTTCGTTGGGTCAAGGACAAGTATCACAAAACCACACACAAACAATAAAGATTTCTGTAAACTCCTTTGTATATGAGTATTAGTAATTTATTCACTTGCCAAATACTGTATTATGTCTgatctatatttttctaagCTTGTTTGATTTGAATGCTTTGTTTACTGTGGTAAATTGTTCGAGTTTGGGTGGGTTCATGgattaattaaattgtttttctctttaatttttaaattattacatCTATAATAACAACGAATTATCGTTtagacaaaatcatattatgcgattaaatcataaatatataaaaataagaaacgaTTTATTTCGAAGTATATAACgtgtaattttataaattttacttttaagatCGGAGGGTAATTTTCCCTCGCTTCTGCAGAAACAATTTTTATCCGCCGGATCTGAAGTGGTTCTTCTTCAGAGTAAATCAATCGGAGaacccaaaaccctagaaaGCAACCAGAATCACATTTCACTCTAAAATTATCGGCGGAAGCAGAAACCCTAGTCATTGGTTATATCCGTCGCCGGCGTTAGAGGGCCGTGATGTCGATAG
This sequence is a window from Arabidopsis thaliana chromosome 1 sequence. Protein-coding genes within it:
- a CDS encoding CDP-diacylglycerol-glycerol-3-phosphate 3-phosphatidyltransferase (unknown protein; BEST Arabidopsis thaliana protein match is: unknown protein (TAIR:AT3G48180.1); Has 88 Blast hits to 88 proteins in 15 species: Archae - 0; Bacteria - 0; Metazoa - 0; Fungi - 0; Plants - 88; Viruses - 0; Other Eukaryotes - 0 (source: NCBI BLink).), with translation MNGTSWADQWDNSGDSAKGGRIGSGAVVRSSGSGATSNTTKYKEKMGQGLDKTKAVASSGFKKLKTGSAIGFRWVKDKYHKTTHKQ